The proteins below are encoded in one region of Sphingobium yanoikuyae:
- a CDS encoding acetyl-CoA hydrolase/transferase family protein produces MIDLTPYLRRGDRIVFGQACGEPVSLVSALIEQGARIGDLSAFIATSFSGLFTPESADSFRLSSMGAIGALRSMTKAGKLQVIPIHVSQVAPMITAGIIGCDVAMIQLSPADADGNHSCGLIGDYVRAAVDKARVVIAEINEAVPYVPGELIPASAIDVAIPVSRPPVEVAPAKISTTDEAIARNCAAYIGDGSVIQTGVGAVPDAILRLLGDRKDLGVHSGMLGDGLVELAQAGVLTNARKEIDTGVSINGALIGTRRLYDWADNNPAIRMCATSYTHDAAILGRLSRLVTINSALEVDLTGQVNAEQSGAAYLGGTGGQVDFVRAGACSPGGCSIIALSASAKGGSLSKIVPALSGPVTTARSDVDIIVTEYGAAELKGQTLAERTRRLIAIADPTFREELERAAHIIQQRGF; encoded by the coding sequence TCTGCGGCGCGGCGACCGCATCGTCTTTGGCCAAGCCTGCGGCGAGCCGGTCAGCCTGGTCAGCGCGCTGATCGAGCAGGGCGCGCGGATCGGCGACCTCTCCGCCTTCATCGCCACCAGCTTCTCGGGGCTGTTCACGCCGGAGAGCGCCGACAGCTTCCGCCTCTCCTCCATGGGTGCGATCGGCGCGCTGCGGTCGATGACGAAAGCCGGCAAGCTGCAGGTCATCCCCATCCATGTCAGCCAGGTCGCGCCGATGATAACGGCCGGCATCATCGGCTGCGACGTCGCGATGATCCAGCTCAGCCCCGCCGATGCCGACGGCAATCATAGCTGCGGCCTGATCGGCGACTATGTCCGCGCCGCCGTGGACAAGGCGCGGGTGGTGATTGCGGAGATCAACGAAGCCGTGCCCTATGTGCCGGGCGAGCTGATCCCGGCGTCGGCCATCGACGTCGCCATCCCCGTGTCGCGCCCGCCGGTCGAGGTGGCGCCCGCGAAGATCAGCACCACCGACGAGGCGATCGCCCGCAACTGCGCCGCCTATATCGGCGACGGATCGGTGATCCAGACCGGGGTCGGCGCGGTGCCCGACGCGATATTGCGGCTGCTGGGTGATCGCAAGGATCTGGGCGTCCATTCGGGCATGCTGGGCGACGGGCTGGTCGAACTGGCGCAGGCCGGCGTGCTGACCAACGCCCGCAAGGAAATCGACACCGGCGTCTCGATCAACGGCGCGCTGATCGGCACCCGCCGCCTCTATGACTGGGCGGACAATAACCCGGCCATCCGCATGTGCGCGACCAGCTACACCCATGACGCCGCCATCCTCGGGCGGCTCTCGCGCCTCGTCACCATCAACAGCGCGCTGGAGGTGGACCTCACCGGCCAGGTCAATGCCGAACAGTCGGGCGCGGCCTATCTCGGCGGCACCGGTGGCCAGGTTGATTTCGTCCGCGCCGGCGCCTGCTCGCCCGGCGGCTGCTCGATCATCGCGCTTTCCGCCTCGGCCAAGGGCGGCAGTTTGAGCAAGATCGTGCCAGCCTTGTCCGGCCCGGTCACCACCGCGCGCAGCGATGTCGACATCATCGTCACCGAATATGGCGCGGCGGAACTGAAAGGGCAGACGCTGGCCGAGCGCACCCGCCGCCTGATCGCCATTGCCGATCCCACCTTCCGCGAGGAACTGGAGCGGGCCGCCCATATCATCCAGCAGAGGGGATTCTGA
- a CDS encoding enoyl-CoA hydratase/isomerase family protein — protein MNDPVLFEARPDGIAILTINRPDQRNCLSRDVREGLRTAWQRFEDDPALRVAILTGAGDKAFCAGGDLKEMVDTGMTVPPRAMFPLPYDSIELSKPTIAAVNGVAFAGGWMIAQACDLCVASTAARFAITEVKVGRSSPWAAPLIHMIPQRIMMEIILTGKPITASRAYEIGLVNRLAEPEALMQTALDLAAEILEGAPLSVKAGRDTVMLATEMGRAAALQAARAASEHTYNSQDAQEGPRAFAEKRTPQWTGR, from the coding sequence ATGAACGATCCTGTCCTGTTCGAGGCGCGGCCCGACGGCATCGCCATCCTCACCATCAACCGCCCCGACCAGCGCAATTGCCTCAGCCGCGACGTGCGCGAAGGGCTGCGCACCGCCTGGCAACGGTTCGAGGATGATCCCGCGCTGCGCGTCGCCATCCTGACCGGCGCGGGCGACAAGGCCTTTTGCGCGGGCGGCGATCTCAAGGAAATGGTCGACACCGGCATGACCGTCCCGCCGCGCGCCATGTTCCCGCTGCCCTATGACAGCATCGAACTCAGCAAGCCGACGATCGCGGCGGTCAATGGCGTCGCCTTTGCCGGTGGCTGGATGATCGCCCAGGCCTGCGACCTGTGCGTTGCCAGCACAGCCGCGCGCTTTGCCATTACCGAGGTGAAGGTGGGCCGCAGCTCGCCCTGGGCCGCGCCCCTCATTCACATGATCCCGCAGCGGATCATGATGGAGATCATCCTCACCGGCAAACCGATCACCGCGAGCCGAGCCTACGAGATAGGCCTGGTCAATCGCCTGGCCGAGCCAGAGGCGCTGATGCAGACGGCGCTCGATCTGGCAGCGGAGATATTGGAGGGCGCGCCTTTGTCTGTGAAGGCCGGGCGCGACACGGTGATGCTGGCGACCGAAATGGGCCGCGCCGCCGCGCTGCAGGCCGCCCGCGCCGCCTCCGAACATACCTATAACAGCCAGGACGCGCAGGAAGGACCGCGCGCCTTTGCCGAAAAACGCACGCCGCAATGGACCGGGCGCTGA
- a CDS encoding aromatic ring-hydroxylating oxygenase subunit alpha, protein MNEISSIGTPGEDLIEPVIVPVEAYVSKDYARAEQDRLWRKVWLQAARLEDIPEVGDFVTYDILEDSVIIMRTGPDELSAYHNVCPHRGRRLIDTPAGQRNARGNRKSIICGFHGWTFDRQGQCTFANHADDWQGKLTAQRTALGKVSVDSWGGWAWINLDPDCGPLAEYLGVVPDMLDPFGLQNMRYRWRKWIIFDCNWKVAMEAFSETYHVQTTHPEFNAFGEFRGWARKHGLHTNIGYEAPKNMDENQAKLRIGSGEDPRLSTAEMQLFTWENANTNTTMTLVAAAQRLKDELPEGTPAPQVLQHWLATARADDERRGVFWPVVEPAHTAKSGTAWQIFPNFQIGHAVNNMLCYSARPYGADPDKCIFEAAVYELFPDAETPATEWEYTKAEEWPPVLQQDFTNMQAVQQGMKNVGFRGTQPNPYMERAVASLHYNLSRYMGTGAPKPLD, encoded by the coding sequence ATGAACGAGATCAGCAGCATCGGCACGCCCGGCGAGGATCTGATCGAGCCGGTCATCGTCCCGGTCGAAGCCTATGTGTCCAAGGATTATGCCCGCGCCGAGCAGGACCGGCTGTGGCGCAAGGTCTGGCTGCAGGCGGCCCGGCTGGAGGATATTCCCGAGGTTGGCGATTTCGTCACCTATGACATTCTCGAAGACTCGGTCATCATCATGCGCACCGGGCCGGATGAGCTGAGCGCCTATCATAATGTCTGCCCGCATCGCGGCCGCCGCCTGATCGATACGCCCGCAGGCCAGCGCAACGCGCGGGGCAACCGCAAGTCGATCATCTGTGGCTTTCATGGCTGGACCTTCGACCGCCAGGGCCAATGCACCTTCGCCAACCATGCCGATGACTGGCAGGGCAAGCTGACGGCACAGCGTACCGCGCTCGGCAAGGTCAGCGTCGATAGTTGGGGCGGCTGGGCCTGGATCAATCTCGATCCCGATTGCGGCCCGCTCGCTGAATATCTGGGCGTGGTGCCCGACATGCTCGATCCCTTCGGTCTTCAGAATATGCGCTATCGCTGGCGCAAATGGATCATCTTCGACTGCAACTGGAAGGTCGCGATGGAGGCGTTCAGCGAGACCTATCATGTCCAGACAACCCATCCCGAATTCAACGCCTTCGGCGAATTTCGCGGCTGGGCGCGCAAACATGGGCTGCACACCAATATCGGCTATGAAGCGCCCAAGAATATGGACGAGAACCAGGCCAAGCTGCGCATCGGTTCAGGCGAAGACCCCCGCCTGTCGACCGCGGAGATGCAGCTTTTCACCTGGGAAAATGCCAATACCAACACCACCATGACATTGGTCGCCGCCGCCCAGCGGCTGAAGGACGAACTGCCCGAGGGCACCCCCGCGCCGCAGGTGCTGCAGCACTGGCTCGCCACCGCCCGCGCCGACGATGAACGGCGCGGCGTCTTCTGGCCGGTGGTCGAACCCGCCCATACCGCCAAGAGCGGCACCGCCTGGCAGATCTTCCCCAATTTCCAGATCGGCCACGCCGTCAACAATATGCTCTGCTATTCCGCCCGCCCCTATGGCGCGGACCCGGACAAGTGCATTTTCGAGGCGGCGGTCTATGAGCTTTTCCCGGACGCGGAAACGCCCGCCACAGAATGGGAATATACCAAGGCGGAGGAATGGCCGCCGGTGCTGCAGCAGGATTTCACCAACATGCAGGCGGTGCAGCAGGGCATGAAGAATGTCGGCTTCCGCGGCACCCAGCCCAACCCCTATATGGAGCGGGCGGTGGCCAGCCTCCATTACAACCTGTCCCGCTACATGGGGACTGGCGCACCAAAGCCGCTGGACTGA
- a CDS encoding amidohydrolase family protein, whose protein sequence is MADVKDKDVADAQAARKYWSAEGYTEGGVIREVDYSTQSGGLDPSLAGIKIVDTDTHITEAPDLFTSRAPAKYKAKVPYVKQDADGVERWYVGDRNFGSMGGNVIRADNNKLLGRLAFPKLAQAHPGGHLIKERLQAMDDMGIYAQIGFQNSGVTQAGSLMSLGDPDLAVAIIQMYNDASAEYQQVSGERIFNMAHLPFWDQKAMETEARRCVDMGLRGFVLPDTPERVGVPSFLHDYWTPFLEMCEAEGLPLNFHLNAAIDPNTLTWDGFGFEQTLSVVATMFSIGNAATLGNWMVSGRLDRHPKLKIGLIESGAGWVPFAIEALEHQFDEMLPSKVGLLNKRPWEYFRDHFWVTFWFEKVAPKLLLETIGVDKVMFETDFPHPTSLYPGVQAHLTDVLGGYDFAVKKKVLQDNAVNLYKLPF, encoded by the coding sequence ATGGCTGATGTGAAGGACAAGGACGTCGCCGACGCCCAGGCCGCGCGCAAATATTGGTCGGCCGAAGGCTATACCGAAGGCGGCGTCATCCGCGAGGTTGACTACAGCACCCAGTCGGGCGGGCTCGACCCGTCGCTGGCCGGCATCAAGATTGTCGACACCGACACCCATATCACCGAGGCGCCGGACCTCTTCACCTCGCGCGCGCCGGCCAAGTACAAGGCCAAGGTGCCCTATGTGAAGCAGGACGCCGACGGCGTCGAACGCTGGTATGTGGGCGACCGCAATTTCGGATCGATGGGCGGCAACGTCATCCGCGCCGACAATAACAAGCTGCTCGGCCGTCTTGCCTTCCCCAAGCTGGCGCAAGCGCATCCCGGTGGCCATCTGATCAAGGAACGGCTGCAGGCGATGGACGATATGGGCATCTATGCCCAGATCGGCTTCCAGAATTCGGGCGTGACCCAGGCCGGATCGCTGATGTCGCTGGGCGACCCAGACCTCGCGGTCGCGATCATCCAGATGTATAATGACGCCTCGGCCGAATATCAGCAGGTGTCGGGCGAACGCATCTTCAACATGGCCCATCTGCCCTTCTGGGACCAGAAGGCGATGGAGACCGAAGCGCGGCGCTGCGTCGACATGGGCCTGCGCGGCTTCGTGCTGCCCGATACACCCGAGCGCGTCGGCGTGCCCAGCTTCCTGCATGATTATTGGACCCCCTTCCTGGAAATGTGCGAAGCCGAAGGCCTGCCGCTCAATTTCCATCTCAATGCGGCGATCGACCCCAATACACTCACCTGGGACGGCTTCGGCTTTGAACAGACGCTGTCGGTGGTCGCCACCATGTTCTCGATCGGCAATGCCGCGACGCTGGGCAACTGGATGGTGTCGGGTCGCCTGGACCGTCATCCCAAGCTGAAGATCGGCCTGATCGAGAGCGGCGCGGGCTGGGTGCCCTTCGCGATCGAGGCGCTGGAGCATCAGTTCGACGAAATGCTGCCGAGCAAGGTCGGCCTGCTCAACAAGCGGCCGTGGGAATATTTCCGCGACCATTTCTGGGTCACCTTCTGGTTCGAGAAGGTCGCGCCCAAGCTGCTGCTGGAAACGATCGGCGTCGACAAGGTCATGTTCGAAACCGATTTCCCGCATCCGACCTCGCTCTATCCGGGCGTGCAGGCGCATCTGACCGATGTGCTGGGCGGCTATGACTTTGCAGTGAAGAAGAAGGTGCTGCAGGACAATGCGGTGAACCTCTACAAGCTGCCTTTCTGA
- a CDS encoding helix-turn-helix domain-containing protein, with protein sequence MALIESHKPRVAKTESNKAKIAKRVVEVLEFFDEDHPQATVMDIVRRFDRPQSSTSELLSSLVDLGLLHKDPGSRAYSPTPRAAMLGAAIQPRMVRDGVLNGLIDRLSAQTGLGIAVFGMVGLNIQIVHWRAGKKALRTSANNGLAGGRQERLTDSAAGLLMLSTVQQPRRDGLIRRLNAEAPQERKFVFADVAGQVQRCRDEGHISGFAGFGSIADVTAMLLPHMPDGQPLAIGFVYEPSDQIDAAGLQRTLSEAVRRSVEEQSPAASVQPIFESASWQGALEVKHG encoded by the coding sequence ATGGCTCTGATCGAGTCCCATAAGCCGAGGGTAGCCAAGACCGAGTCCAACAAGGCGAAGATCGCCAAGCGCGTGGTCGAGGTACTGGAATTTTTCGACGAGGATCATCCGCAGGCAACGGTGATGGACATTGTCCGTCGCTTCGACCGCCCGCAGTCGAGCACGTCCGAATTGCTGTCGAGCCTGGTCGATCTGGGCCTGCTCCACAAGGATCCGGGTTCGCGCGCCTATTCGCCGACCCCGCGCGCCGCGATGCTGGGTGCCGCGATCCAGCCGCGCATGGTGCGCGATGGCGTCCTCAACGGCCTGATCGATCGGCTATCGGCCCAGACGGGCCTTGGCATTGCCGTGTTCGGCATGGTCGGCCTCAACATCCAGATCGTTCACTGGCGCGCCGGCAAGAAGGCGCTGCGCACCTCGGCCAATAACGGCCTGGCCGGTGGCCGCCAGGAACGGCTGACCGACTCCGCCGCCGGTCTGCTGATGCTGTCGACCGTGCAGCAGCCGCGCCGCGACGGCCTGATCCGTCGCCTCAATGCCGAAGCGCCGCAGGAGCGCAAGTTTGTCTTCGCCGACGTCGCCGGCCAGGTGCAGCGCTGCCGTGACGAAGGGCATATCAGCGGTTTTGCCGGCTTTGGCTCGATCGCCGACGTCACCGCCATGCTGCTGCCCCACATGCCCGACGGCCAGCCGCTGGCGATCGGCTTCGTCTATGAACCCTCCGACCAGATCGACGCCGCCGGCCTGCAGCGCACGCTCAGCGAAGCGGTCCGCCGCTCGGTCGAGGAACAGTCGCCGGCCGCCTCCGTCCAGCCGATCTTCGAATCCGCCAGCTGGCAGGGCGCGCTGGAGGTGAAGCATGGCTGA
- a CDS encoding class I adenylate-forming enzyme family protein: protein MADQRRALPQYHAMETDHPSLRALAADALQRPADQAAILYEGEWIAWGALRAVAEEIDAALDASGIAADAPVAFVARNRPAALAALLGLIAQGRTIRMIYAFQSDAAIARDLARMAPAALVAFVEDIGPDIRAVLATEGIVAVAIDGMAAAAMPDHGYASPEVQQRHGPAAPQIEILTSGTTGPPKSFAVPYALLERHFLSTPLTRQQADDPQAAPPFLLYFPLGNITGLYSTLPMLLRGQRVELLERFSLAAWHAHVRRWRPSHGGLPPASVQAVLDADIAVEDLASLRAIGCGAAPLDPGVQQAFEARYGIPILLSYGATEFAGPVASMTAALHAEWGARKIGSVGRAMPGAQLRIVDPDSGVPLPPGAEGLLEVIAPRIGPDWIRTSDIALIDTDDFLFLRGRADGAIIRGGFKLLPESIERALMLHPAVAEAAVTGMADHRLGQVPAAAIRLHADFAAPAIAALETHVRQHLPATHVPVKWLFVMDLPRTPSLKTDRRALQALFANMSPETQNETENIT, encoded by the coding sequence ATGGCTGACCAGCGCCGCGCCCTGCCGCAATATCATGCCATGGAGACGGATCACCCCAGTCTGCGCGCGCTCGCCGCCGACGCCCTGCAACGGCCCGCCGATCAGGCAGCGATCCTTTATGAGGGCGAATGGATCGCTTGGGGAGCGCTGCGCGCAGTAGCCGAAGAGATCGATGCGGCACTGGATGCGAGCGGCATTGCGGCGGACGCCCCGGTCGCCTTCGTCGCGCGCAATCGGCCGGCGGCGCTCGCCGCGCTGCTGGGCCTGATCGCGCAGGGGCGGACGATCCGCATGATCTATGCCTTTCAGTCGGACGCCGCCATTGCCCGCGATCTGGCGCGCATGGCGCCCGCCGCGCTGGTCGCCTTTGTCGAGGATATCGGGCCGGACATCCGCGCGGTGCTGGCGACGGAAGGGATAGTAGCGGTCGCGATCGACGGCATGGCCGCTGCCGCCATGCCGGATCATGGATATGCCTCGCCAGAAGTTCAGCAACGCCACGGCCCCGCCGCGCCACAGATCGAGATATTGACCAGCGGCACCACCGGACCGCCGAAAAGCTTTGCCGTGCCTTATGCGCTGCTGGAACGACATTTCCTCTCGACCCCGCTGACCCGGCAACAGGCGGACGATCCCCAAGCCGCACCGCCCTTCCTCCTCTATTTCCCGCTCGGCAACATCACCGGCCTCTATTCGACGCTGCCGATGCTGCTGCGCGGGCAGCGGGTCGAGCTGCTGGAGCGCTTCTCGCTCGCCGCCTGGCATGCCCATGTGCGGCGCTGGCGGCCCAGCCATGGCGGCCTGCCCCCGGCCAGCGTGCAGGCGGTGCTGGACGCCGACATAGCGGTCGAAGACCTCGCTTCCCTGCGCGCGATCGGCTGCGGCGCGGCGCCGCTCGATCCCGGCGTGCAGCAGGCGTTCGAGGCGCGCTACGGCATTCCCATCCTGCTCTCCTATGGCGCCACCGAGTTCGCCGGCCCGGTGGCGTCGATGACCGCCGCGCTCCATGCCGAATGGGGCGCCCGCAAGATCGGGTCGGTCGGCCGCGCCATGCCGGGCGCGCAGTTGCGCATCGTCGATCCAGACAGCGGCGTTCCGCTACCACCCGGCGCCGAAGGCCTGTTGGAAGTCATTGCGCCGCGAATCGGCCCGGACTGGATTCGGACATCCGACATCGCGCTGATCGATACCGATGATTTCCTGTTCCTGCGCGGCCGGGCGGACGGCGCGATCATCCGCGGCGGCTTCAAATTGCTGCCCGAGTCGATCGAACGCGCGCTGATGCTGCACCCCGCCGTCGCCGAAGCGGCAGTGACAGGCATGGCGGATCACCGGCTGGGGCAAGTGCCGGCGGCCGCGATCCGGCTTCACGCCGATTTTGCTGCACCTGCGATCGCAGCATTGGAAACGCATGTGCGCCAGCATCTTCCTGCCACCCATGTTCCGGTAAAATGGCTGTTTGTCATGGACTTGCCGCGCACGCCCTCGCTCAAGACCGATCGCCGCGCGCTGCAGGCGCTGTTTGCGAATATGTCGCCGGAAACGCAGAATGAGACAGAGAATATCACATAA
- a CDS encoding enoyl-CoA hydratase/isomerase family protein, with the protein MPGHAALIDPDGLTLPWAGEVQAYGLIDLDRAPRTDVPLHLPPFPLLGIGDPTHPLALRLDALVELPVSLNAITQQIAAQPEAARVLVQLLRLIDGLDPAQALVAESLAYGLLQGSAGHARWLAAQMPAPMQSPGIIRVDRDGDRLSILIDRPDAHNAIDRDLRDGLRAAFGIAAFDPDITHVSLRGAGRSFCTGADLSEFGTTRDPATAHDIRMQTLPAHALLGCADRLSVHVQGGCVGSGLEMAAFAGHITASADAWFHLPELAMGIIPGAGGCVSLSRRIGRQRAALMILSGKRINARTALGWGLVDTIMDD; encoded by the coding sequence ATGCCCGGCCATGCCGCCCTGATCGACCCCGATGGCCTGACCCTTCCCTGGGCCGGGGAGGTGCAAGCCTATGGCCTGATCGATCTCGACCGGGCGCCGCGCACCGATGTGCCGTTGCACCTGCCACCCTTTCCGCTGCTGGGGATCGGCGATCCGACCCACCCGCTCGCGCTGCGGCTGGACGCGCTGGTCGAACTGCCGGTCTCGCTCAATGCGATCACGCAGCAGATCGCGGCTCAGCCGGAAGCGGCGCGGGTGCTGGTGCAATTGCTGCGGCTGATCGACGGGCTGGACCCGGCCCAGGCGCTGGTCGCGGAATCGCTCGCTTATGGTCTGCTTCAGGGCAGCGCCGGCCATGCCCGCTGGCTGGCCGCGCAAATGCCCGCGCCGATGCAGTCGCCCGGCATCATCCGGGTTGATCGGGACGGTGACCGGCTGTCGATCCTGATCGATCGGCCAGATGCCCATAATGCCATCGACCGCGATCTGCGCGACGGGCTGCGCGCGGCGTTCGGCATTGCCGCGTTCGATCCTGACATCACCCATGTCAGCCTGCGCGGCGCGGGCCGCAGCTTCTGCACCGGCGCGGACCTCAGCGAATTTGGCACCACGCGCGATCCGGCGACCGCGCATGACATAAGGATGCAGACATTGCCGGCCCATGCGCTGCTGGGATGCGCCGATCGGCTGTCGGTCCATGTGCAGGGTGGCTGTGTCGGCTCTGGCCTGGAAATGGCGGCCTTTGCCGGGCACATCACAGCCAGCGCCGACGCCTGGTTCCATCTGCCCGAACTGGCGATGGGGATCATTCCTGGCGCAGGCGGCTGCGTCTCGCTCAGCCGCCGGATCGGGCGTCAACGCGCGGCGCTGATGATCCTGTCGGGCAAGCGGATCAACGCCCGCACGGCCCTAGGCTGGGGTCTGGTCGACACGATCATGGACGACTGA